In the genome of Pseudomonas putida, one region contains:
- a CDS encoding CaiB/BaiF CoA transferase family protein, whose amino-acid sequence MGALSHLRVLDLSRVLAGPWSGQILADLGADVIKVERPGTGDDTRSWGPPFLKDAQGENTSEAAYYLSANRNKRSVTIDFTQPEGQRLVRELAAKSDIVIENFKVGGLAAYGLDYASLKTVNPKLIYCSITGFGQTGPYAKRAGYDFMIQGLGGLMSLTGRPEGEEGAGPIKVGVALTDILTGLYSTVAILAALAYRDQTGVGQHVDMALLDVQVACLANQAMNYLTTGTPPRRLGNAHPNIVPYQDFPTADGNFILTVGNDGQFRKFAEVAGQPQWADDPRFATNKQRVAHRAELIPLIRQATVFKTTAEWVTELEKAGVPCGPINDLAQMFQDPQVLARGLALDIAHPLAGTVPQVASPIRLSETPVEYRQAPPLLGEHTNAVLAQVLGMDVDAVQRLRSAGVI is encoded by the coding sequence ATGGGTGCGCTATCACATTTGCGGGTGCTCGATCTTTCTCGCGTGCTGGCGGGCCCTTGGTCCGGTCAGATCCTTGCCGACCTTGGGGCCGATGTTATCAAGGTCGAGCGTCCGGGCACGGGGGACGATACCCGCTCGTGGGGCCCACCCTTCCTCAAGGATGCTCAGGGCGAGAACACCAGCGAAGCGGCCTATTATCTGTCGGCCAACCGCAACAAGCGCTCGGTGACCATCGACTTCACTCAGCCAGAGGGCCAGCGCCTGGTGCGCGAGCTTGCGGCAAAGTCGGACATCGTCATCGAGAACTTCAAGGTGGGTGGCCTGGCCGCCTATGGACTGGATTACGCGAGCCTGAAGACGGTCAACCCGAAGCTCATCTATTGCTCGATCACCGGGTTCGGTCAGACAGGTCCTTATGCCAAGCGGGCCGGTTATGACTTCATGATCCAGGGGCTCGGCGGGCTGATGAGCCTGACAGGTCGCCCGGAAGGTGAAGAAGGCGCGGGGCCCATCAAGGTGGGTGTCGCCCTGACGGACATTCTGACCGGGTTGTATTCGACCGTGGCGATCCTGGCCGCCCTCGCCTATCGCGACCAGACTGGCGTCGGCCAGCACGTGGACATGGCGTTGTTGGATGTTCAAGTGGCTTGTCTGGCCAACCAGGCGATGAACTACCTGACGACAGGTACCCCGCCACGGCGGCTGGGCAATGCGCACCCTAACATCGTGCCTTATCAGGACTTCCCGACGGCGGATGGCAACTTCATCCTCACCGTGGGCAACGACGGACAGTTCCGCAAGTTTGCCGAAGTGGCTGGTCAGCCACAGTGGGCGGACGATCCGCGGTTTGCCACCAATAAGCAGCGCGTGGCCCACCGTGCAGAGCTGATTCCCTTAATCCGCCAGGCCACGGTGTTCAAGACCACGGCTGAATGGGTTACTGAACTGGAAAAGGCAGGCGTGCCTTGCGGTCCGATCAACGATCTGGCGCAAATGTTCCAGGACCCGCAGGTGCTGGCGCGTGGGTTGGCGCTCGATATTGCTCACCCACTAGCGGGTACCGTGCCTCAGGTGGCCAGTCCCATTCGGTTGTCCGAGACGCCGGTGGAGTATCGCCAGGCGCCGCCACTGCTCGGTGAGCACACCAATGCAGTATTGGCGCAAGTGTTGGGGATGGATGTCGATGCGGTGCAGCGCTTGAGAAGTGCCGGGGTGATCTGA